TCGAATCGGGTACCGGCTGGCCCAGCTTCTGGGCGCCGGTGGACGAGGAGAACGTCGCCACGAAGGAAGACCGTTCCTACGGCATGCGCCGTGTGGAGGTGCTCTGCGGCGTCTGCGACGCCCATCTGGGACACGTGTTCGAAGACGGTCCGTCGCCGACATATCTAAGGTATTGTATTAACTCTTTGTCGTTGAAACACGAGAAAGACTGAGGAGGTTCGATCACATGGACAGCAAGCAAGTTCTGGCGCAGCTCGACCGCGCGCACTTGGTGGAGATGACACGGGATCTCGCCGACATCGTCACGATCACGGGCAACGAAACGCCGGTGGCGGAATATCTGGGCCGCGAGTTCGAGCGCCTCGGCATGGAGGTGGAGTACCAGGAGGTGGAGAAGGGACGGAAAAACGTCATCGGC
The Deltaproteobacteria bacterium DNA segment above includes these coding regions:
- the msrB gene encoding peptide-methionine (R)-S-oxide reductase MsrB, whose amino-acid sequence is MKEKVVKTDEEWRRQLTDEEFLVTRKQATERPFTGKYHASKEPGIYRCVCCGVDLFDAATKFESGTGWPSFWAPVDEENVATKEDRSYGMRRVEVLCGVCDAHLGHVFEDGPSPTYLRYCINSLSLKHEKD